CAGTTATGCTTAGAATTTATGAGTTAAGTCTTAAGACATTTGTTGACTCTTGGTCCAGGACCAATTCTTGATCTCCACAACACTTTTTTATTCTCTCCATGTTTTTTTCTGCGTCAGGAAGAACATAAtaagttacattttgttttgtgttgaaattgtgattgacatttttattttgttgtttaataaTACAGGGCACTAGTTGAACATAGGCAGAAAGTCTCTGTAGAACAAACTGCTGTAAGATCAGGGCAAACCACTCCTGTGTCACCTCCTAGTGATGTGCCACCTCAGCCAAAGAGACATGCCCCAACCCTGAATTCACCTATTAGCTCTGACCAACAGCTCAGCCATAAAGAAggtacagtatttacaaaaaaaatagaaacaaaaaaaaaaaaaaacagaaatatacttttcaatacattcatgtagtgtAGTTCTTACAGTTCTCATAAGTACTTGAGACAGCATTCATTGCAGAAATAGAGCTCTCTTCTCAGAAATGTCTGAGTTGTTTAAATGGCCAAAAGAGTGTGCCTAAATAGTGAAGCGGAGGCTTGCTTAAAACTATTTTTGTACTATTTTCCTGGAGTGAACATGCCAAAATTAATGATCAAGCTGATGTCACTGTGATTTTGGACATGTTTCCATTTGTTGGAAATTTATATACTTGTTTatcacattttgaaaacatggtgtttttttatttgtagtaactttacatgtttatttatcacatttttaaGAGATGGCAGAGAAGAGGCGATCCTTTCCAAGGCGAGAAGCACCTGCTCCTCCTCCTAGAACAACTTCTCAGCTGCAAACACCTCAGGAACCTGAGGCACCAACGCTGATGATGGACACACCCGAGGATGTAACATCAGATCCACTCCAGTCCGACATACCAGAGGATATGGTAGTTGTTCAAAGACCTGTCACAGTGAGTGCACAAAAGCTTTCAGCAGTCTCTCAGTCTGAGACTTCTACCTGTGCCCTCCAGGAAAGACATGTCCCAGAAGCTGAGGTGCATGACTTAGGTAGACCAGTGTTTGATACAGACTTTCCCAGCCCTCCTGAGGACATATCCACGGACTTTCCTCATCCCCCAGATTTCTTGTCCGACGCTAGCGTACCAGGAAGTTTGCCAGAAGACACTATGCCAGTACACATCTATACAGGAGACAGTTGCACTACAGCAGTACATGCACAGCCTGCTGTGAATGCCATGAGTAGTCAGACAGAATCAGGTGATGCTCATGTCCCTTTAAGCCTGGGGCATGACCTGCTTGAGGATGTCCGTCGGAACACAGGTGTTAGTTACGACAAAACCATAGTTGCTGTGGAGACTGTGGTGAAACTGATCAGCTTCCATGTGCCAAGCACAAAACACATCATGGAGAAGGTGTCACAAGTTATATACCAGGTGGGTTGTGCTGTAGTCTTGTTTTGGGTGTGATTGGCATTGTGTTGGGCAGAGATGAAATACTTGACTGTGAGTTAATGTGATATTTTACAAGTACTGTCCATTGCTTGTCTGTTCTatactgtttatgtatttatttgattaatggcggccagcattatggtgggagaaaacccagcagagcccagataaacccacaaccgtccgcTGGTGTGTTGGTTACCTGATTAAAACCTCTAGCTTTAAAATACAGAAGTTGATAAAATCTGTGAAATTACTGTTGACTGATTTGTGAATTGGATTACTATGCTTCTCTTTTATGACGTGGCACCAGCAAGTGTGGTAATCCTTAGCCTTTCAAgcactgaaaaatttgtttgtatgaACACAAATTGATTGTTATTAATTGTTGCAGGTTCAGGAGGGTGATGTGGTGCTGGCAGGTTGCCATGACGCTGAGAGACTGCAGATCCTCTTTTCAGAACTCCGTGACTGCAAGGATGACTCACAGCAGCGCAGCTGGGCTTTGTACGAAGATGAAAGCATCATACTTCACCATCTGCAGGAAATGATCTCCATCTTGGTGAGAATTGATTTTTAAGTGAGCTCTGCATGAGTATATTTAGATGTAGTTTTGCTTCATTCAAAGACCTACAGATTCCTAAACAAATTCTCAATTAAAAAgctgaaaaagaagaaaaaaagcatgTAGATCTCCATTTGTTTGGTTGTTTGATATAAGTTTTATGTGGATATCGAAATACAACTGTACACCTCGAAGTTGTACTATTTTTGAGATGTGtgaaatatgtgtgtgtgtagacaGACAACATGCAAAATAGAATAAGTGAAGTTTCGttaatatacattttcttgtataattttgtataatttgtgtatgagtttttttatgattttatatCCATTTTAGGAAAATGCCAACCCAAAATTATGTAGGAAGTGTATCTCAGCTGATAGTTATGAACCCATCCACACCCTTGTGCAGTATTACCAAATGGTGAGTTCTGAGAGAAAGCACATGAACCTTTGAAACTAAaaaatttttgtacttttttttttttttttgcttcaatATCTTCAAAGCTTCTGACCAATGTGAGTCTTTGCCTTTTATTTGGCAGTCtctagcatgctagtgcagcacaatgactcacgagcctctcatcaatgctgcCACTTTAAGTTctaatccagctcatgctggattcctctgtGGTTGCTCGTGGGAAGGGaagcaacctgtgcatggtcatgggtttccccctaggGCTCTGCTGGATTtactcccaccaaaatgctggttaCCATGGTGTGactgagatattcttgagtacaacgtaaaacaccagccagataaataagtaaataaatattcctagCCAAACTTTCTGAAGGATCACATTTCAATCTTTTCAGTTTTCTGAAGTGTACATATCAAGCTAaaagtatttaatatttaattagtTGACAGCAGTTTTCTTTATCAGTgaacttttaatttatttgtaacTAATTAATATAATGCTTTTTACCTTCCCATTGTACTTACAGGAGACCAGATCTAGTATTAGACTTACAATGCTAAAAGGATTTGCAGTGTTGTGTAATTTGGATTCCCAAGCGGTCACTGCTCTTTTATATTCTGTGTTACCACTGGAGTTGTGTAGGGATCTACAGAGCAATATCACTGGTGAGGAGACAACTGAAGGGTCCCAATTAAGACATAGTGGACTACAGTTTTGTTCAGAAAGAGGCCACAGAACATGAAATCTGTGTTAATGCTATAATATAGATGTGGGGGCACGTATTGATTGAGTTGTTAAGTTTGTCAACTGCTAGGACACATGAAGTACAGATTCAATCTCTGCCCTGGACAGGGAATTCATGGATTTCATGGTAACAATATGCAGTCAGCAGAGCACTTTGAAGactaccaatatggtgtgcatatatatcgGTCGCTAGACAACAGGTTTTGTTCCAGTAGGTATATTCTGAATTACCCCCTTGTTACAAGACAGTGACTATGACATAACgcgagattagtttttgaggcgtgaaactaaGAGAAGTGGGACCTTGCTTACTAAAGTATGCactatgtaggttatgtcacgacaattacaaatattttctagacaacagaatgtaaaaaaaaaagcataatatCAGTCCATGAAAGTCGCAGAAATGTAGAGAGAGCTGTTTCAAAGCTAGGCCTTCAATTAGCTTATGCAGCTTTAACTTCAATACTAGccattagccattttctgaggtcccacctaaccacagcttactcctaCAAACACACCTCTAAAatgggagagtgacctcaagggcaGTAAATTGTGGATCTTAATTTGGTGCTGGCCTATTTTCCTGACTCATAAATCTGACAgataacatataaataaaaaattcttgagagcTGCAAAAAATAACAATCTATTAATCAGTCAGTCGGTCGATCGAAGGGTTGATCTGGCAGACTGGTGATGTACATGATGATGTGATTGGGTGGGTGGTCCTGGGTGGTATCATCAGTTTGATGCTTCTGTGAAAACGCCTTTGCAGCAAACCTTACTACTGTTGTATTcaatgaaataatgttaaagtcaATACTAAATCTGTACTTTTGTGAGGCATCATGTTTCTTATTACCACATCTGAGTTACACCATAATAAAAGTATTGTCTCATACAACACTGCAAACTCACGCCTGTATGAGATGAAACTAAATAACATGTAAATAGAATATTTGTTAAGCTATTGTTAAAAAGGCCTTGATTTTTGATGGTAGTGTTTGTTGGAGAAATGTGTCGGGTTCCTACACAGAATTGCTGCTATTACTTCTGCCCCTTAATTTTTACAGATGCAGAGAGGACATGTGCCTCAGCAAGAGTGTTGACAATGATCCTTTCTATGGGGGAAGATATACCAGTCCACCATTATGGTAGGTGTGTTGTTGACACATGATGTAACACATCTGATAAAAGACCATGTTTCAAAGTACACCAGTTCAGTGTTTAATCCACCCACCTAACCACAAACATCACCTCAAAAAGAATTTCATATTTGACTGAAACTACTTTCACAAGGCTAGTTTTTACTGGCCTGAGTCGTGAACTGGAAACTACAGCAAAATTGTTTTTAGCCAAGACCTTAATTTCAGATTTTGACCATTCATGAACATCACAATGTGCTTGTGGTACACGCACATGAAGTATAAAAGCAAACCTGTGCTGGATAGAAATTGAAGAGTCATTGTTGTGTTAAACAGTTATGTCTTGCTTTAGTTTTTTGAACATgtctcccttttttttttttattatctttcaTCTTGCCTCTGTGACAATATATTCTCAAGATCTTTAAGTGATGAGAGAATAGATGCTGTCCAAAGTCATTTGATTGCATGTTATGTCACCAGAATCTTGGGGCATAGTTAGTGGCTCACTGTTAGTCTTATGTCTTTACTCAGCAGCGAtgtgacgttaaaccataatcatttatttattcttacACAACTTTGTTAAAGTCAGGATAAGAGTATAATCGTGTTTCAGTATGCATTGATGCTGCAACAAGATAAGAAGTCTGGAAGTTTTAGGGTCTACAGTCTGTCTGCCCAGCCAGAGTCTTACACCACTGTTACAATGCCAGTGTTGAATGACATTTTGGCCGTAATACTGGAATATGGTTGAAAGATAGCTTATGAGAATATATTTGTGATTATTCAATTTACATATAAGGCATTTATGAGTAATGAAATAGTTCACGATTTGTGTTTCAGTTCATCTGAACAAAGATTTTGTTTCCTTCCTGCTGGATTATATTGAGGCACCTCCTGCTAAGGACACATTGGAGGAAATCCCTAATTATTTCGTGAACTTGATCTTGGCGTTTAACCTTCACTTTTGTGATTTGCAAAAAAACTCTGTGATGGTTGTTCTCGGGGAGCGTGGAACAGCTACAGTGTTTACGGAAAAACTCATGTTACTGGTCAATAGAGGAGGTGAGGAATTAGACTGTCATACATTTgaatatttgtttgttattgtttttaattttgtttccaaACTTGGTAAAAGTATTGTACTTGCATGAGGGTAATTTAGTTTATGGATGGTCTAAGTAAGACTTTTGGCATGCAGGAAGCCATCACACCCTTTGCAGAGCGCCTGACAAACTTTCAACCTAAAGTGTAATTGCGAATTATAATACGTGTAGCTATAAACTTCTTCACGAAATGAGTATACATGTTGGACTAATGGCCTGGTTAATATTTCATCATACACCACTTTATTATAATAGTGTATTTATCAGTATTGCTTTTGTGAAGAAGTCAGACTTACACTTGTATAGTTGTTGTTCTAATCTGTTTCAGATGACCCTGTACGAATGCTACCTCACCATCCTAAGCCGGCAAACGCTCTCCTCAAATTCCTAATGGATATGTATGGTTCCCCGGTGACCTCTGACCTGTTGTACACAAATGATGCAATGGTTCTGATTGACATCATCATTCGAGAGCTGGCTGACCTTCCAGCAGGCGATCAGGTGAGTATATTATGGAGGTAAGGTGTCTTACCAACCAATTTCctattctgtttttgttttatcccAGAGTAATGCCTGGGTATGTGTTATCTTGTAACGCTACTCATTCTATCTTTTATTTGTTGTCCTATTACAGGCTCGAACAGAAAACCTGAGGCTGGTACGTTTGATTCTGACAAACTCACCTTACAGAGAAAGAAAGTATCGACTTGACGATTTACGGCAATGCCTGTTGAACATCGTTAAGGAAGAAGAAGTACCTGACTGTGACGCAAATGAGGTTCAGAAGATTTTCCGGAGTCTCCCTTACCTCTTTCCGTCATGCTGCTAATGCCCAGGTACAAGGAGCTCTCGGAAAAGTTCTTCCCATTCCACTAGTCAATATCTAGGCCttgttcagagaaaaaaaacgcTATCACACTTTGTCCTGTGTATAAACCTGTGAGATGGGCTTCCATGTCAAATGCAGTCTGTATATATAAGGATTTATGTTAACATTACTACTGCCTATAATTAGAagtgtttttctgttgttttttcgTTTCATGCCACTTGCTTCTTGCTTTGGTATGGTTTCTTCATAATATTCTCCGCAATGATAACGTCTTTCACTGGTGTCAGagatgcaatatttatttatctaagaATATTGTTTGTATAGTGCTTATGACTGATACATTGTTATAAACATTTGTGTTACTTGTAATGTTCCATTCCATTGTTGTCTAATTTGTCAAGTACGTTTTTTTGATCATGAGGGAATTCTTCATACTCATGGCAGAGCCGAAAGGAAAATATCAATATCTGCCAGGAGTGCTTGACGATCACTTGATGTACGTCTTAAGCTGAAACAGGTAATAagataatgataaataaaactcCTTTAATAATcagttatttttaattttttcaattttacatactattacatgtatttagacagAAGCTGGTGTTATAAACACGAAAAAGCTGCATAATATGATTGCATGATATTATACTAAACAATCATAACTGGTAGCTAGGTCTTTCCAATTGAATTTAAAGCTAGGTCTTTCTGATTGCAGTTCTATAACTTCGTGTAGAACTGGGAGTTTCTCCtaggaaaattaaaatatgaaaaacgaAGTTGGCCGAAGTCTTTGGCAGGTATGCTAATATAAACAGTTGAGTATGTCTAGACATAGATCCTGTTGGATACTGTACCCCTCCTCCCCTACCCCCTTTACTATTACAGAACTGTATGTCAGCTGTATGTCATGGTTTTCTTGATAATTCCGGTGTTTTCTTAATTTACCAGTAAAAAATGTGacagtaataatgaagtgagaataccatataatatatacatgtatatttaagaaaattgTCTGATAGATGTTTTCTTCCTTGAAAGTTTGTGATATACAATGTCTATTTCTGTTAGGCATTCTGAATAGATTGTACATTTCACTAGCATATACCATAGTACAACAGTTTGATATGCCATTGGTGATATTATTGTCTATTTACCTTTCTTACTGCCATTCCAGTTTATGAGCTCGGTGTACTGTAGTCAGAATTTCTATGCTAcactgttatatatttattcctcATTTTTATTTCTGGTCAGTTGTGTCTGgcataatatttcagtttcaaatAGCTAAAAATAGCCAGCAGTACACCATTTTGAGTAGAATTCTGCTTGTCAGTGAATTGAATCTGCTGTGCTGTAGATGCTTGATGAAGCTTATTTGTGGAAAGGTGTAGTGCTTACATTTCATTGCTTGTCTGTACTTAAGGGGAGCCGTTTTGTAAAGCAGTCATAACTTGCATCTGGTGAAGCGTCTATGGCAAAGTATGGCACCTGGCCTTGATAAATGCACTTGGCCTAACAttgtgacatctttgtgaacAGGCACCTGGATTGCATGCTGATTTTTTGATAGCCATCTTAACTCTTTTACGTATAGATAGGCTTCGTACAGCATTGCTTGTGCTCCTGTAAGTCAAATAAAAAGTAATTCCTAAAACTTGAACTTTCATGTTTTCAGTGTTTCTGTCACACATTATGTACTGTCACAGCTAAAAATaatgtacttgtgtatgtatacctTCTGCTTATGTTGCACATCATGACAATGACACTTATTTGAGTTTATCATGACACAGGCATTCCTTGCGCGGACACAAAGGTGAAACTATGCTATGGTGATCATCATCTATGTTTGCAGTGCAGATTTGTTCTGTTGACTAACATATTATAATTCCTGGTTATGATCAGGTATAGTGAATTGCCTGGATTTAGGAAGTCTCAAGCAAGCCTGTTTCATATACAAGATGGATTTCTAAGCTCACGGCATTTCGAAGCCGATACTAGCATCATTTTTAAGTGGTTGACATCAGTAAAATTACAGAGTTTATATTTGTACAGCTTGAGGTACAAGTGTCAACGAGAGATAACAGAGTTCAAAAGATTAACAAAGTATTAAACAGAGGATAAACAATGGAAAGCTAAtctaaaataaatcagttaacaTAGTAGAATGGTATACATATAATAGGATTAGGCTCTGTGGGGTTGCTGGAGGATTAACAGATCAGTAGGAGAGGGCAGGTAGATACCGGTGTCTCTATTGAGGGCTGGATTATGGCGTCTGATCTGCAGGGATTCTTGTAGTTTTCTTTGTTTCCAGTGATGTAAGTTGGTGTTAATGATGCTAGTATCGGCATTGAAACGTCGTGTGCTTAATaaagaagttgttatccataagaaatCTATCTTGTCTCAGCTCAGCGTCcaaatgccattgaaagaagTCACTGTTTCATATTGCTTTGCCTTAGGTTTGTTTGTTGACttgccatattttatatttattcttaAATTACATATAATGATATAACACATGAGCGTAAAATACAAGTTTGAGTACCTTAaccattatatatttatgactACATATATGATTATGATGTATTTGACTGAAAACcattatgttttctgacattagTGACTGAGGGCAAGTTGTTACATTATTTGGCATACGCGAGTGTTTACGATTTGACCTCAGAGTCTGTTCCACTTTGGCTGTGTCTTTAGCTTTTGTGTACATTATTGTGGTCTGGTTTTGTGAATGGAGGAAACTAAGCACAGTCAAGCCTCTACACCTCGTCACaccaggtataaggtacaaacCTGGTGGCACAGTGACAGCCGTATTGGCACCTGTGACACGACTGAAGTTCTGACAGAAGCCATTAGTGCTCTCAGCCAGCCAACATCATCCCATTAACAGATGCTGCAATTTCACATAATCAACTTTGGGGGAGGCCTGCAGCCATCCACTattaaattttcagttttgtaacaTCATGAAAATGGCAGCTCTAGAAAGTGTGCAGTTACTAACAAACCTAAAAGAATAAGTTGCTGTCACTTGTCTCCAGGTGTAATGTGTATGGGGTTCAGTTTTAAAGTTATATGCCTATTGGTGTCCGCTCTGTACAACCAGTTGATTACCAGTTGAGTTACATGTTTGTAGAGCTTGCCGAAATAGTCTGAAGTGTAGCAGAatagaagaatatttcacttatatgacggcggccagcattacactaatggaaggaaactgggcagagccaggaggaaacccacagccatccacacattaaaaacaaataaatctatgtAAATTACtggaaaaataatgaaacactACATTTCAATAGCTGCATATTTAGCTAGAAACTCAAATTTACCACCttatttcttcaaccttatcaCATGCTTGAGGGAAAGTTTAAATGCTACTGGTCCACCTTAACTTTTGGATTATAGCAGCAATTTTTGTTTTGACGTATTTGCTAATATTAGGGATTCACAGATAATTCATTTTTGTCAGTGTAGCCAGAGAAATGCCCTCAACATGTTCTTAAAACAATAGgttaacatgtgaaaaggtttaagAAATTGTGTACACAATTCAAATTGGATTGCTTCTATGGTATACAGTAACAAAGTCTTTTAAAAGCATTTCCTtctaaatatttgaaacattttattattacatgtacttgcaacAGTCACATTCACTACATGAAGTGAAAATCCCAACATGATGCTACTTCTAGAAACATCATATGAAAGATGCAAATAATAATGGTTCAATGTGTGTAGTAAGCATAAATTTTAAGGCATCTCtaacaaacatataaacattgttGAGTAAAACAACTGTCTTAGACATACATTAATATCCCACAGGAAacatttctttatctacatgaacacctccccacccccacaaaaagaaaataaattgtaaCAAAGAGGAAACATATTCCAGAGGAGAAACATTTGAAATCAAGAGGAAATATATTCCAGGGGATACTTTCATAGAAtcataataaatgaaagttaaCAATACAAATGTTTAGCATGTGGGCAAAGGAATGTATAAATTCTACAACAGCAGCCTTCTAAATGACGATAAATAAGACataattaaatcttttttttattttcacctgaataataaacaaaggtgttaaaacaataaaaaattttgAGCATGCGTTGCTCAGAACAGAAAATATAACCAACACTGATATTATTCTGAATAgtatttgaatttcattttgcatGAAAGTTGCATCCAATATGATGGATGATCTGCATCATGAAATAATCCCTTCATAGTtgagactatttcacttattgtGCATTAGTGTGGGAGGTTACCGTGCAGAGccccagggtaaacccacgacgatccttTGCTgcctgacacgctaaccaccttaAATAGTCCAATTCATTCCGTAGATCATACTAGTTGTGGCATAAGGGTGTATGTATTTCTTCACTTAGCACTTTCATActtataaaaaatgaaaatatattatctCATGTTTAGTGACATTTAGTGAGTTTTATGTAAAGCAAAATGTTGTTTACTGTATCTGCTGAAATGGACaagctatatgtacaaaaaaaaatcaaaatcacaacagaacacattgttttcttcCGTGATGCTTGCATGTTGCAATGTTTGTGTActacacatgtaggtgttttatgAGGAAATACACAccaataattgtgacataataaggaaagaacaaaagagtttCACGGCTTCTCCAGCTGCTTTGGTTAAACATGGACGGAGTCTAATGAGCTCCCCACTAGCAGGCCTACTTCAGAACCTTGGCCTAATCCACAGCCAAATATCTGAAAACATGTCAAGCCAACAGAAGAACTGAAGTATTAACAGACTTACCAAATGGCATGTGGACATTTGATAAATGATTCATATACTTCACTGAAGAGAAGTGGAGAAGTGAGGGAGAGTAAATTACCCCagttcttcaactttttcaacagcCTCTGcaaaccagtattttgaaacattgtgagAGAGCTAATGGGTGACGAGATCCCATTTACAGTTTTATAAGTTTGCATCtttactgacaaaaacaaatcatttta
Above is a window of Liolophura sinensis isolate JHLJ2023 chromosome 7, CUHK_Ljap_v2, whole genome shotgun sequence DNA encoding:
- the LOC135470477 gene encoding NCK-interacting protein with SH3 domain-like; protein product: MYRALYDFSAQQKGCLSFKSGDLFTVVGDSSGDWIKVENGKGHIGLVPYNYVARVVAQGNGVVDDVLKSIDRAIEGIHNAAAQTGTYTKEQRKNLEALVEHRQKVSVEQTAVRSGQTTPVSPPSDVPPQPKRHAPTLNSPISSDQQLSHKEEMAEKRRSFPRREAPAPPPRTTSQLQTPQEPEAPTLMMDTPEDVTSDPLQSDIPEDMVVVQRPVTVSAQKLSAVSQSETSTCALQERHVPEAEVHDLGRPVFDTDFPSPPEDISTDFPHPPDFLSDASVPGSLPEDTMPVHIYTGDSCTTAVHAQPAVNAMSSQTESGDAHVPLSLGHDLLEDVRRNTGVSYDKTIVAVETVVKLISFHVPSTKHIMEKVSQVIYQVQEGDVVLAGCHDAERLQILFSELRDCKDDSQQRSWALYEDESIILHHLQEMISILENANPKLCRKCISADSYEPIHTLVQYYQMETRSSIRLTMLKGFAVLCNLDSQAVTALLYSVLPLELCRDLQSNITDAERTCASARVLTMILSMGEDIPVHHYVHLNKDFVSFLLDYIEAPPAKDTLEEIPNYFVNLILAFNLHFCDLQKNSVMVVLGERGTATVFTEKLMLLVNRGDDPVRMLPHHPKPANALLKFLMDMYGSPVTSDLLYTNDAMVLIDIIIRELADLPAGDQARTENLRLVRLILTNSPYRERKYRLDDLRQCLLNIVKEEEVPDCDANEVQKIFRSLPYLFPSCC